Proteins encoded within one genomic window of Triticum aestivum cultivar Chinese Spring chromosome 2D, IWGSC CS RefSeq v2.1, whole genome shotgun sequence:
- the LOC123050992 gene encoding sterol 3-beta-glucosyltransferase UGT80A2 isoform X2, which translates to MAAAAEPTGGGGGDEVVEEIKGGGGEGAAATATATAAVPSNPTLKSSFLADNGNLHRSSTMPGVINDTEITAETTGPSNLERSKTERRKQNNPADDPTKQLLDDKISIRKKLKMLNRIATVKDDGTVVVNVPSTLEATPIDVGAVDGYEDVVVEESLDGSDIPYRPPIQIVILIVGTRGDVQPFVAIGKRLQDYGHRVRLATHANYKEFILTAGLEFFPLGGDPKVLAEYMVKNKGFLPSGPSEIPVQRKQMKEIIFSLLPACKDPDPDTGIAFKVDAIIANPPAYGHTHVAEALKVPIHIFFTMPWTPTSEFPHPLSRVKTSAGYRLSYQIVDSMIWLGIRDMINEFRKKKLKLRPVTYLSGAQGSGSDIPHGYIWSPHLVPKPKDWGPKIDVVGFCFLDLASDYVPPEELVKWLEAGDKPIYVGFGSLPVQDPAKMTETIVKALEMTGQRGIINKGWGGLGTLAEPKDSIYVLDNCPHDWLFLQCKAVVHHGGAGTTAAGLKAACPTTIVPFFGDQPFWGERVHARGVGPSPIPVDQFTLQKLVDAIKFMLDPEVKEKAVELAKAMESEDGVTGAVRAFLKHLPCKTDENSPPPTHGFLEFLGPVSKCLGCS; encoded by the exons atggccgccgctgccgagccgaCCGGAGGCGGGGGAGGCGACGAGGTCGTGGAGGAGatcaaaggaggaggaggagagggggccgcggcgacggcgacggcgacggcggcgg TTCCTTCTAATCCAACCCTCAAGTCATCCTTCCTTGCAGATAACGGAAACCTCCATAGATCAAGCACTATGCCAGGGGTGATCAACGATACCGAGATAACTGCTGAAACTACAGGCCCATCAAATCTGGAAAGGTCAAAAACTGAGAGGCGCAAACAAAATAATCCAGCTGATGATCCTACTAAACAGTTATTGGATGATAAGATTTCCATAAGGAAAAAG CTCAAAATGTTAAATCGAATAGCTACAGTGAAGGATGATGGAACTGTGGTTGTTAATGTACCAAGTACTCTAGAAGCGACTCCAATTGACGTTGGAGCAGTGGATGGCtatgaggatgttgttgttgaagaATCATTAGATGGATCAGATATACCATACAGACCTCCAATACAGATTGTTATACTTATCGTGGGTACAAGGGGAGACGTTCAGCCATTTGTTGCAATAGGAAAACGCTTACAG GATTATGGACACCGTGTGAGATTAGCCACTCATGCTAACTATAAGGAGTTCATACTCACAGCTGGGCTGGAGTTTTTTCCACTGGGTGGAGATCCAAAAGTACTTGCTGAAT ACATGGTGAAGAATAAAGGGTTCCTACCTTCAGGCCCATCAGAAATTCCTGTTCaaagaaaacaaatgaaagaaATTATATTTTCCCTACTGCCTGCATGCAAGGATCCTGACCCTGATACCGGTATTGCTTTCAAAGTGGATGCAATTATTGCGAACCCACCAGCATATG GACATACACATGTGGCAGAGGCACTAAAAGTACCCATTCATATATTCTTTACCATGCCATGGAC GCCAACTAGCGAATTTCCTCATCCTCTTTCTCGAGTGAAAACATCAGCTGGATATCGA CTTTCTTACCAAATTGTTGACTCTATGATTTGGCTTGGGATACGTGATATGATAAACGAATTCAGGAAAAAGAAGTTGAAGCTGCGTCCAGTAACATACCTAAGTGGTGCACAGGGTTCTGGAAGTGACATTCCTCATGGATACATCTGGAGCCCTCACCTTGTCCCAAAACCGAAAG ACTGGGGCCCCAAGATCGATGTTGTTGGATTTTGCTTTCTCGATCTTGCGTCTGATTACGTACCACCTGAAGAACTTGTGAAATGGCTTGAAGCGGGTGACAAACCCATTTATGTTGGTTTTGGTAGCCTT CCAGTTCAAGATCCAGCAAAGATGACTGAAACCATTGTCAAGGCACTCGAAATGACTGGACAGAGAGGTATCATTAACAAGGGTTGGGGTGGCCTCGGAACAT TGGCAGAACCAAAAGATTCCATATATGTTCTTGACAACTGCCCTCACGACTGGCTTTTCCTGCAGTGTAAGGCAGTG GTACACCATGGTGGTGCTGGAACGACGGCTGCCGGCCTGAAAGCAgcg TGTCCTACAACTATTGTACCTTTCTTTGGCGACCAACCATTCTGGGGAGAGCGGGTGCATGCTAGAGGGGTAGGGCCTTCGCCTATACCGGTTGATCAATTCACTTTGCAGAAGTTGGTTGATGCTATAAAATTCATGTTGGATCCAGAG GTGAAAGAAAAGGCTGTGGAGCTTGCCAAGGCCATGGAATCAGAAGACGGTGTAACGGGCGCAGTCAGGGCATTCCTCAAACACCTGCCCTGTAAAACAGATGAAAATTCACCCCCACCAACGCACGGCTTTCTAGAGTTCCTAGGCCCAGTAAGTAAATGTTTGGGGTGCTCTTAG
- the LOC123050992 gene encoding sterol 3-beta-glucosyltransferase UGT80A2 isoform X1, whose translation MAPPPKPLPLPPGYFSQKAAEVQTSSAITLSSLSPTIMTTPISFTDTIADVSPFIPLYSFIHPLQPGAGGQQGNGRRRRRRRRPGHPLHHTTPAQAGFAAARHSQQNSFLAPPSLPHLLLLLSRRPPAANPSIPLPAATQRGSGSGSEGDRQGGGATQASNLPTPHRGGGYKWPPLPSRPEAGEATRSWRRSKEEEERGPRRRRRRRRRRTTASAPPTTPLAPPRPRVFSASDNGNLHRSSTMPGVINDTEITAETTGPSNLERSKTERRKQNNPADDPTKQLLDDKISIRKKLKMLNRIATVKDDGTVVVNVPSTLEATPIDVGAVDGYEDVVVEESLDGSDIPYRPPIQIVILIVGTRGDVQPFVAIGKRLQDYGHRVRLATHANYKEFILTAGLEFFPLGGDPKVLAEYMVKNKGFLPSGPSEIPVQRKQMKEIIFSLLPACKDPDPDTGIAFKVDAIIANPPAYGHTHVAEALKVPIHIFFTMPWTPTSEFPHPLSRVKTSAGYRLSYQIVDSMIWLGIRDMINEFRKKKLKLRPVTYLSGAQGSGSDIPHGYIWSPHLVPKPKDWGPKIDVVGFCFLDLASDYVPPEELVKWLEAGDKPIYVGFGSLPVQDPAKMTETIVKALEMTGQRGIINKGWGGLGTLAEPKDSIYVLDNCPHDWLFLQCKAVVHHGGAGTTAAGLKAACPTTIVPFFGDQPFWGERVHARGVGPSPIPVDQFTLQKLVDAIKFMLDPEVKEKAVELAKAMESEDGVTGAVRAFLKHLPCKTDENSPPPTHGFLEFLGPVSKCLGCS comes from the exons ATGGCTCCTCCACCAAAGCCGCTGCCACTGCCTCCCGGCTACTTCTCCCAAAAGGCCGCTGAGGTGCAAACCTCTTCCGCCATTACGTTGAGTTCTCTGTCCCCTACCATCATGACTACGCCGATCTCCTTCACGGATACAATTGCTGATGTTAGCCCCTTTATCCCCTTATATAGTTTCATTCATCCATTGCAACCGGGGGCCGGCGGGCAGCAGGGCAacggccgtcgccgtcgccgtcgccgtcggcccGGCCACCCACTTCACCACACCACACCAG CTCAGGCCGGATTCGCAGCAGCACGGCACAGCCAGCAAAATTCCTTCCTTGCTCCCCCCTCCCTCccgcatctcctcctcctcctctcgcgtCGGCCGCCCGCCGCGAATCCATCCATCCCCCTCCCCGCCGCAACGCaacgggggtcggggtcggggtcggaggGGGACAGGCAGGGAGGAGGAGCTACGCAAGCCTCGAATCTCCCGACCCCCCACAGGGGCGGGGGCTACAaatggccgccgctgccgagccgaCCGGAGGCGGGGGAGGCGACGAGGTCGTGGAGGAGatcaaaggaggaggaggagagggggccgcggcgacggcgacggcgacggcggcggcgcacaACGGCGAGCGCCCCACCGACGACGCCCCTGGCCCCTCCGCGCCCGCGCGTCTTCTCCGCCTCAG ATAACGGAAACCTCCATAGATCAAGCACTATGCCAGGGGTGATCAACGATACCGAGATAACTGCTGAAACTACAGGCCCATCAAATCTGGAAAGGTCAAAAACTGAGAGGCGCAAACAAAATAATCCAGCTGATGATCCTACTAAACAGTTATTGGATGATAAGATTTCCATAAGGAAAAAG CTCAAAATGTTAAATCGAATAGCTACAGTGAAGGATGATGGAACTGTGGTTGTTAATGTACCAAGTACTCTAGAAGCGACTCCAATTGACGTTGGAGCAGTGGATGGCtatgaggatgttgttgttgaagaATCATTAGATGGATCAGATATACCATACAGACCTCCAATACAGATTGTTATACTTATCGTGGGTACAAGGGGAGACGTTCAGCCATTTGTTGCAATAGGAAAACGCTTACAG GATTATGGACACCGTGTGAGATTAGCCACTCATGCTAACTATAAGGAGTTCATACTCACAGCTGGGCTGGAGTTTTTTCCACTGGGTGGAGATCCAAAAGTACTTGCTGAAT ACATGGTGAAGAATAAAGGGTTCCTACCTTCAGGCCCATCAGAAATTCCTGTTCaaagaaaacaaatgaaagaaATTATATTTTCCCTACTGCCTGCATGCAAGGATCCTGACCCTGATACCGGTATTGCTTTCAAAGTGGATGCAATTATTGCGAACCCACCAGCATATG GACATACACATGTGGCAGAGGCACTAAAAGTACCCATTCATATATTCTTTACCATGCCATGGAC GCCAACTAGCGAATTTCCTCATCCTCTTTCTCGAGTGAAAACATCAGCTGGATATCGA CTTTCTTACCAAATTGTTGACTCTATGATTTGGCTTGGGATACGTGATATGATAAACGAATTCAGGAAAAAGAAGTTGAAGCTGCGTCCAGTAACATACCTAAGTGGTGCACAGGGTTCTGGAAGTGACATTCCTCATGGATACATCTGGAGCCCTCACCTTGTCCCAAAACCGAAAG ACTGGGGCCCCAAGATCGATGTTGTTGGATTTTGCTTTCTCGATCTTGCGTCTGATTACGTACCACCTGAAGAACTTGTGAAATGGCTTGAAGCGGGTGACAAACCCATTTATGTTGGTTTTGGTAGCCTT CCAGTTCAAGATCCAGCAAAGATGACTGAAACCATTGTCAAGGCACTCGAAATGACTGGACAGAGAGGTATCATTAACAAGGGTTGGGGTGGCCTCGGAACAT TGGCAGAACCAAAAGATTCCATATATGTTCTTGACAACTGCCCTCACGACTGGCTTTTCCTGCAGTGTAAGGCAGTG GTACACCATGGTGGTGCTGGAACGACGGCTGCCGGCCTGAAAGCAgcg TGTCCTACAACTATTGTACCTTTCTTTGGCGACCAACCATTCTGGGGAGAGCGGGTGCATGCTAGAGGGGTAGGGCCTTCGCCTATACCGGTTGATCAATTCACTTTGCAGAAGTTGGTTGATGCTATAAAATTCATGTTGGATCCAGAG GTGAAAGAAAAGGCTGTGGAGCTTGCCAAGGCCATGGAATCAGAAGACGGTGTAACGGGCGCAGTCAGGGCATTCCTCAAACACCTGCCCTGTAAAACAGATGAAAATTCACCCCCACCAACGCACGGCTTTCTAGAGTTCCTAGGCCCAGTAAGTAAATGTTTGGGGTGCTCTTAG
- the LOC123050992 gene encoding sterol 3-beta-glucosyltransferase UGT80A2 isoform X3, which translates to MAAAAEPTGGGGGDEVVEEIKGGGGEGAAATATATAAAHNGERPTDDAPGPSSSFLADNGNLHRSSTMPGVINDTEITAETTGPSNLERSKTERRKQNNPADDPTKQLLDDKISIRKKLKMLNRIATVKDDGTVVVNVPSTLEATPIDVGAVDGYEDVVVEESLDGSDIPYRPPIQIVILIVGTRGDVQPFVAIGKRLQDYGHRVRLATHANYKEFILTAGLEFFPLGGDPKVLAEYMVKNKGFLPSGPSEIPVQRKQMKEIIFSLLPACKDPDPDTGIAFKVDAIIANPPAYGHTHVAEALKVPIHIFFTMPWTPTSEFPHPLSRVKTSAGYRLSYQIVDSMIWLGIRDMINEFRKKKLKLRPVTYLSGAQGSGSDIPHGYIWSPHLVPKPKDWGPKIDVVGFCFLDLASDYVPPEELVKWLEAGDKPIYVGFGSLPVQDPAKMTETIVKALEMTGQRGIINKGWGGLGTLAEPKDSIYVLDNCPHDWLFLQCKAVVHHGGAGTTAAGLKAACPTTIVPFFGDQPFWGERVHARGVGPSPIPVDQFTLQKLVDAIKFMLDPEVKEKAVELAKAMESEDGVTGAVRAFLKHLPCKTDENSPPPTHGFLEFLGPVSKCLGCS; encoded by the exons atggccgccgctgccgagccgaCCGGAGGCGGGGGAGGCGACGAGGTCGTGGAGGAGatcaaaggaggaggaggagagggggccgcggcgacggcgacggcgacggcggcggcgcacaACGGCGAGCGCCCCACCGACGACGCCCCTGGCCCCTCC TCATCCTTCCTTGCAGATAACGGAAACCTCCATAGATCAAGCACTATGCCAGGGGTGATCAACGATACCGAGATAACTGCTGAAACTACAGGCCCATCAAATCTGGAAAGGTCAAAAACTGAGAGGCGCAAACAAAATAATCCAGCTGATGATCCTACTAAACAGTTATTGGATGATAAGATTTCCATAAGGAAAAAG CTCAAAATGTTAAATCGAATAGCTACAGTGAAGGATGATGGAACTGTGGTTGTTAATGTACCAAGTACTCTAGAAGCGACTCCAATTGACGTTGGAGCAGTGGATGGCtatgaggatgttgttgttgaagaATCATTAGATGGATCAGATATACCATACAGACCTCCAATACAGATTGTTATACTTATCGTGGGTACAAGGGGAGACGTTCAGCCATTTGTTGCAATAGGAAAACGCTTACAG GATTATGGACACCGTGTGAGATTAGCCACTCATGCTAACTATAAGGAGTTCATACTCACAGCTGGGCTGGAGTTTTTTCCACTGGGTGGAGATCCAAAAGTACTTGCTGAAT ACATGGTGAAGAATAAAGGGTTCCTACCTTCAGGCCCATCAGAAATTCCTGTTCaaagaaaacaaatgaaagaaATTATATTTTCCCTACTGCCTGCATGCAAGGATCCTGACCCTGATACCGGTATTGCTTTCAAAGTGGATGCAATTATTGCGAACCCACCAGCATATG GACATACACATGTGGCAGAGGCACTAAAAGTACCCATTCATATATTCTTTACCATGCCATGGAC GCCAACTAGCGAATTTCCTCATCCTCTTTCTCGAGTGAAAACATCAGCTGGATATCGA CTTTCTTACCAAATTGTTGACTCTATGATTTGGCTTGGGATACGTGATATGATAAACGAATTCAGGAAAAAGAAGTTGAAGCTGCGTCCAGTAACATACCTAAGTGGTGCACAGGGTTCTGGAAGTGACATTCCTCATGGATACATCTGGAGCCCTCACCTTGTCCCAAAACCGAAAG ACTGGGGCCCCAAGATCGATGTTGTTGGATTTTGCTTTCTCGATCTTGCGTCTGATTACGTACCACCTGAAGAACTTGTGAAATGGCTTGAAGCGGGTGACAAACCCATTTATGTTGGTTTTGGTAGCCTT CCAGTTCAAGATCCAGCAAAGATGACTGAAACCATTGTCAAGGCACTCGAAATGACTGGACAGAGAGGTATCATTAACAAGGGTTGGGGTGGCCTCGGAACAT TGGCAGAACCAAAAGATTCCATATATGTTCTTGACAACTGCCCTCACGACTGGCTTTTCCTGCAGTGTAAGGCAGTG GTACACCATGGTGGTGCTGGAACGACGGCTGCCGGCCTGAAAGCAgcg TGTCCTACAACTATTGTACCTTTCTTTGGCGACCAACCATTCTGGGGAGAGCGGGTGCATGCTAGAGGGGTAGGGCCTTCGCCTATACCGGTTGATCAATTCACTTTGCAGAAGTTGGTTGATGCTATAAAATTCATGTTGGATCCAGAG GTGAAAGAAAAGGCTGTGGAGCTTGCCAAGGCCATGGAATCAGAAGACGGTGTAACGGGCGCAGTCAGGGCATTCCTCAAACACCTGCCCTGTAAAACAGATGAAAATTCACCCCCACCAACGCACGGCTTTCTAGAGTTCCTAGGCCCAGTAAGTAAATGTTTGGGGTGCTCTTAG